From the Gramella sp. Hel_I_59 genome, one window contains:
- the panB gene encoding 3-methyl-2-oxobutanoate hydroxymethyltransferase: MSVAKKQYKRITTKSLVDMKSNGEKISMLTAYDFTMAQIVDGAGIDVILVGDSASNVMAGHETTLPITLDQMIYHATSVVRAINRALVVVDLPFGSYQSDPKEALRSAIRIMKESGGHAVKLEGGKEVKESIKRIMHAGIPVMGHLGLTPQSIYKFGTYTVRAKEEQEAEKLKADALMLEKIGCFAIVLEKVPAKLAKEVAASLTIPVIGIGAGNGVDGQVLVVHDMLGMTHEFNPRFLRRYADLHGEMTKAFQNYRDDVKSSAFPSDDEQY, translated from the coding sequence ATGTCGGTTGCCAAAAAACAGTACAAGAGAATAACAACAAAATCACTGGTAGATATGAAGTCCAACGGTGAAAAGATCAGCATGCTTACAGCATACGATTTCACTATGGCTCAGATCGTGGATGGCGCCGGTATCGATGTGATTTTGGTAGGTGATTCCGCAAGTAATGTAATGGCGGGTCATGAGACCACCCTTCCAATTACCCTGGACCAGATGATCTATCATGCAACCAGTGTTGTTAGAGCAATCAATCGTGCCCTGGTAGTCGTGGATCTTCCTTTTGGAAGTTACCAGAGTGATCCCAAGGAGGCATTGCGCTCTGCCATAAGGATCATGAAAGAAAGTGGTGGACATGCCGTAAAGCTTGAAGGTGGAAAAGAAGTCAAAGAAAGTATCAAGAGAATCATGCATGCGGGAATTCCGGTTATGGGACATCTTGGACTAACACCACAATCCATCTATAAATTTGGAACTTATACAGTTCGTGCAAAAGAAGAACAGGAAGCAGAAAAACTGAAGGCTGATGCCCTGATGCTTGAGAAAATTGGATGTTTTGCTATAGTTCTTGAGAAAGTTCCTGCCAAACTGGCCAAAGAAGTTGCCGCAAGTTTAACCATTCCAGTAATTGGGATCGGTGCAGGAAATGGTGTAGATGGCCAGGTACTGGTTGTTCACGATATGCTTGGAATGACTCACGAGTTTAATCCAAGATTCCTAAGACGATATGCAGATCTTCACGGAGAAATGACAAAAGCTTTTCAGAATTACAGAGATGATGTGAAAAGCAGCGCATTTCCTTCAGATGATGAACAATATTAG
- a CDS encoding alcohol dehydrogenase: MKAAVIEEAGGDFIIKDVDKPSPSANEILIKVEACGICHSDNFVKEGGFPGLEYPRIPGHEVVGIIEEIGKDVSKWEKGQRVGVGWHGGHCFECEPCRRGDFISCENAKVSGISYDGGYAEYMTAPQEAVANIPEDLSSAEAAPLLCAGITVFNALRNSGIRAGDVVAVQGIGGLGHLAIQYAAKMGMRTVAVSHSNDKKELASKLGAHEFINTNEKNGAEELQKLGGAKLILATAPHSDAITSIVDGLGIDGKLLMVAATGEPIEVSPMQLLMGRKSAAGWPSGTAIDSEDTLKFSAMTGTKPMIEEYSLDNVAEAFEQMMNNKARFRVVLKM; this comes from the coding sequence ATGAAAGCAGCAGTAATTGAAGAAGCAGGAGGAGATTTTATCATTAAAGATGTAGATAAACCAAGTCCTTCAGCAAACGAAATTTTAATCAAAGTTGAAGCTTGTGGGATTTGCCATAGCGATAATTTTGTAAAAGAAGGCGGTTTCCCAGGTCTTGAATATCCTCGAATTCCCGGGCACGAAGTTGTGGGAATTATAGAAGAAATTGGAAAGGATGTTTCCAAATGGGAAAAAGGACAACGCGTTGGAGTTGGCTGGCATGGTGGTCATTGCTTTGAATGTGAGCCGTGTCGTCGCGGTGACTTTATAAGTTGTGAGAATGCCAAGGTAAGCGGGATTTCCTACGATGGTGGTTACGCAGAATACATGACGGCGCCTCAGGAAGCTGTGGCCAATATTCCAGAAGACCTTTCTTCAGCTGAAGCTGCGCCATTATTATGTGCCGGAATCACTGTTTTTAATGCTTTGAGAAATTCAGGAATACGAGCAGGTGATGTCGTTGCCGTTCAGGGAATTGGTGGACTGGGACACCTTGCAATTCAATATGCCGCGAAAATGGGAATGCGCACTGTAGCAGTTTCTCATAGTAATGACAAAAAAGAGCTTGCATCCAAACTGGGTGCTCATGAATTTATAAATACGAACGAAAAAAATGGTGCAGAGGAGCTTCAGAAATTAGGAGGAGCAAAATTAATCCTTGCTACTGCGCCACATAGCGATGCAATCACATCCATAGTAGACGGTTTAGGAATAGACGGAAAATTACTTATGGTTGCCGCAACGGGCGAACCTATAGAAGTTTCTCCTATGCAATTGCTTATGGGAAGAAAATCTGCCGCTGGATGGCCTAGCGGAACAGCTATAGATTCTGAAGACACCCTCAAATTTAGTGCGATGACAGGCACAAAACCTATGATCGAAGAATATAGTCTTGATAATGTTGCTGAAGCCTTTGAACAGATGATGAACAATAAGGCCAGGTTTAGAGTAGTACTGAAGATGTAA
- a CDS encoding CPBP family glutamic-type intramembrane protease — protein sequence MPPEASLRFKIFNLLTNFGKMLGCYFLFFILLAALQSTFPSFDYDKYQQTEIFELLKTQPWKFAFMAAIFAPVMEEGIFRSLLKPTEFSLKFFFCCVLFMIGIAFIPDEAHWSLKYGVLGGTLLLAFYALGELIPEHIFRKTCYWLHRYYLINWILGAIIFGFVHIFNYVDTFQIDLILFIMIFPRIIAGFFFGKIKLENRGLIWPMLMHSMNNSMVLLFILPLTLSN from the coding sequence ATGCCGCCAGAAGCCAGCCTGAGGTTTAAGATTTTCAACCTGCTCACTAATTTCGGAAAGATGCTTGGTTGCTATTTCCTTTTCTTCATACTACTGGCCGCTCTTCAATCTACATTTCCATCTTTTGATTACGATAAATATCAGCAAACCGAGATCTTCGAATTATTAAAAACACAACCATGGAAATTTGCTTTTATGGCGGCCATTTTCGCACCGGTCATGGAGGAAGGCATATTCCGAAGTTTACTTAAACCTACAGAATTCAGTCTCAAATTCTTTTTTTGCTGTGTTCTTTTTATGATTGGTATCGCATTTATCCCAGATGAAGCTCATTGGAGTCTGAAATATGGAGTACTTGGCGGGACTTTGCTGCTTGCTTTTTATGCCCTGGGAGAATTGATCCCGGAACATATTTTCAGAAAGACCTGTTACTGGCTTCATCGATATTATTTAATCAACTGGATTCTTGGTGCCATCATTTTCGGCTTTGTTCATATTTTCAATTACGTAGATACTTTTCAAATTGACCTGATATTATTCATTATGATCTTTCCTCGTATTATCGCAGGCTTTTTCTTCGGAAAAATTAAATTGGAGAATCGAGGACTAATCTGGCCTATGTTAATGCACAGCATGAATAATTCTATGGTACTGCTTTTTATACTTCCCTTAACCCTGTCAAATTAA
- a CDS encoding RluA family pseudouridine synthase — protein MSSDKIISTKDNLQVLHEDNHIIIVNKRPGDIVQGDKTGDKPLSEVVKSYIKEKYNKPGNVYLGVVHRLDRPTSGIVLFSKTSKALPRLNKLFQEKDAKKTYWAVVKEKPPRESDELIHFMKRNSKQNKSYAHKNEVPDSKKAILDYKLIKELDRYYVLEIDLHTGRHHQIRSQLSAIGSPIKGDLKYGFDRSNRDASIHLHSRELRFIHPVKKEEIHITAPPPKDPIWDAIMI, from the coding sequence TTGAGTTCAGATAAAATAATTTCCACAAAGGATAATCTGCAGGTGCTGCATGAGGATAATCATATTATTATCGTCAATAAAAGACCGGGTGATATTGTCCAGGGAGATAAGACCGGTGACAAACCACTTTCTGAAGTGGTCAAGAGTTACATCAAAGAAAAATATAATAAACCAGGAAATGTTTATTTAGGCGTGGTTCACAGGCTGGATAGACCTACCAGCGGAATCGTGCTGTTTTCAAAAACTTCAAAAGCACTTCCAAGACTCAATAAATTATTTCAGGAAAAGGACGCGAAAAAAACGTATTGGGCCGTTGTTAAAGAGAAACCGCCCAGAGAAAGTGATGAGCTTATTCATTTTATGAAAAGGAATTCCAAGCAGAATAAATCCTATGCTCATAAAAATGAAGTGCCAGATTCTAAAAAAGCGATCCTCGACTATAAACTAATCAAAGAGCTTGATCGTTATTATGTACTGGAGATAGACCTTCACACGGGTAGGCATCACCAGATCAGGAGTCAGTTATCGGCAATTGGAAGTCCTATAAAAGGAGATCTTAAATATGGTTTTGATCGTAGCAACCGCGATGCAAGTATTCATCTTCACTCCAGAGAACTCAGGTTTATACATCCCGTGAAAAAAGAAGAGATCCATATCACGGCTCCTCCTCCAAAAGATCCTATCTGGGATGCAATTATGATATAA
- a CDS encoding L-serine ammonia-lyase, protein MRKIECISVFDMLKVGVGPSSSHTLGPWRAAQRWVAELKSKERFDQVEKIHVDLYGSLSLTGKGHATDIATVLGLLGHDPVTMDIEILDSEISNVRETGRILLNGEREIEFSISENIKFNRKFLEFHPNGMTFRACLFNGKKTSSSFYSIGGGFVVKKERKNASKKMKNFQNFPFSIEKATELLAFCKQENKTISEIVLENERSLRTDEEIDANFKQIWNVMLESMYIGCHTEGTLPGGLNVKRRAFEMHQRLIGDTSYTNVEDWIPAIRQTEVKFRQILKWVTCFALSVNEVNASLGRVVTAPTNGSAGTVPAVLMYYLCIENHDATYEDIKRFMLVAGEVGSLFKKGATISAAMGGCQAEIGVSSAMAAGGLTELMGGTPEQVLMASEIAMEHHLGLTCDPIAGLVQVPCIERNAMGAIKAINAAEIAMESDASRAKVPLDKVIETMWETAKDMNKKYKETSEGGLAVKVSLSDC, encoded by the coding sequence ATGCGAAAAATCGAATGCATTAGTGTTTTTGATATGCTGAAGGTGGGCGTTGGTCCATCCAGTTCTCATACTCTTGGACCATGGCGGGCAGCTCAACGCTGGGTCGCTGAGTTGAAGTCTAAAGAAAGGTTCGACCAGGTGGAAAAGATTCATGTAGATCTTTATGGATCTCTAAGTCTTACCGGGAAAGGTCACGCTACAGATATTGCTACGGTTCTGGGCTTGCTGGGACATGATCCTGTAACTATGGATATTGAAATCCTCGATTCCGAGATTAGCAACGTTCGTGAAACCGGCAGAATATTATTAAATGGCGAACGAGAAATAGAATTCTCTATCTCTGAAAATATAAAATTTAATAGAAAATTTCTCGAATTTCACCCTAACGGAATGACATTTCGAGCATGTCTATTCAATGGCAAGAAAACTTCTTCTTCGTTCTATTCCATTGGAGGCGGATTCGTGGTTAAAAAAGAACGTAAGAACGCCAGCAAGAAAATGAAGAATTTTCAGAATTTCCCTTTCTCCATTGAAAAGGCAACTGAATTACTGGCATTTTGTAAACAGGAAAATAAAACCATTTCTGAAATTGTACTTGAAAATGAACGTTCTCTGCGTACAGATGAAGAGATCGACGCGAACTTCAAACAGATCTGGAATGTAATGCTGGAGTCCATGTATATTGGATGTCATACTGAAGGTACACTTCCAGGTGGTCTTAATGTGAAACGACGCGCTTTTGAAATGCATCAGCGTTTAATTGGTGATACTTCCTATACTAATGTAGAGGACTGGATTCCTGCCATTCGACAAACCGAAGTGAAATTCCGCCAGATCCTTAAATGGGTTACCTGCTTTGCTTTAAGTGTGAATGAAGTTAATGCATCCCTTGGAAGGGTTGTTACCGCTCCCACTAATGGTAGTGCGGGAACTGTACCGGCTGTTTTAATGTATTACCTCTGTATAGAAAACCACGATGCTACTTACGAGGATATTAAAAGATTTATGCTGGTTGCCGGCGAAGTCGGAAGCCTTTTCAAAAAAGGAGCTACCATTTCTGCAGCCATGGGTGGTTGCCAGGCAGAGATTGGGGTTTCATCAGCGATGGCCGCAGGTGGTCTTACCGAATTGATGGGAGGAACCCCGGAACAGGTTTTAATGGCCAGTGAGATTGCCATGGAACATCATTTAGGTTTAACCTGTGATCCTATTGCTGGTTTAGTACAGGTTCCATGTATCGAAAGAAATGCAATGGGAGCGATCAAAGCGATCAATGCTGCTGAAATTGCCATGGAAAGTGATGCAAGTCGCGCTAAGGTCCCACTGGATAAAGTGATCGAGACGATGTGGGAAACCGCAAAGGATATGAATAAGAAGTATAAAGAAACTTCTGAAGGTGGTCTTGCAGTTAAAGTAAGCCTAAGTGATTGCTAA
- a CDS encoding nuclear transport factor 2 family protein — MKNLMFLAFIFICFSSQAQTKNPKQLVIDFFEAFHEQDTVKLKTFATQSLQLKSVSMNVEGKTTISTSAYPEFVKSIASIPKHVKFEEKIHEYRIEENGLLATVATPYTFFYNGEKSHCGTNVFNLVKLDGNWKILFLMDSRSKQACD, encoded by the coding sequence ATGAAAAACTTAATGTTTCTGGCGTTTATATTTATTTGCTTCAGTAGCCAAGCACAAACAAAGAATCCGAAGCAATTGGTTATAGATTTTTTCGAAGCTTTTCATGAGCAGGATACCGTAAAGCTTAAAACTTTTGCTACACAATCACTTCAGCTGAAATCTGTAAGTATGAATGTTGAAGGTAAAACAACTATCAGTACTTCAGCTTATCCAGAATTTGTAAAAAGTATTGCCTCCATTCCGAAGCATGTGAAATTTGAAGAAAAAATACATGAGTATAGAATAGAAGAAAACGGACTGCTGGCAACAGTCGCAACGCCGTATACCTTCTTTTATAATGGTGAGAAATCACATTGCGGAACCAATGTTTTCAATTTGGTAAAGTTGGACGGGAACTGGAAGATTCTATTCCTAATGGATTCCCGGAGCAAGCAGGCCTGCGATTAA
- a CDS encoding dihydroxyacetone kinase subunit DhaK translates to MKFFINEADQVVNEGIEGLLTNPKLTRLDNFPEVRVVLRKDWDKSKVAIISGGGSGHEPTHAGFVGKGMLTAAVCGDIFASPSVDAVLSAIIATAGDKGCLLVIKNYTGDRLNFGLAAEQAREMGYKVETIIVGDDIALGEDTEQRGLAGTLFVHKSAGYLSEKGKSLEEILELVKRVAQNSYSIGLSLEEGQKFQGKEESRLDESEAELGLGIHGEPGVEKIAVAKADELMETAVEKLQEYTSGDEYALILNNLGSVTPVEMNVLLNSFSKTSMAENIKLLVGPGSFMTSLNMKGFSISVVQLDEEISEALLATCDPASWFISEFGKASSINSPELPETLPFESSENASTKKLLKEIAEELIDMKDEINALDEKVGDGDAGSTFASAGKNVLEVIDRLPYAKNWELFISIGRIFSREIGGSSGVLFSLLFTRAGNALKENDDLGKALLSGLDKMKDYGGAKQGERTMIDALQPAFEAIANGESMEKVKSAARKGANATKEITNTKFGRSSYLSEDSLKNVPDPGAEVVARVFEKLAAIK, encoded by the coding sequence ATGAAGTTTTTTATAAATGAAGCAGATCAGGTTGTAAATGAGGGAATAGAAGGATTGCTTACTAATCCCAAGCTTACCAGACTGGATAATTTCCCTGAGGTTCGTGTAGTTTTGCGGAAGGATTGGGATAAATCGAAAGTAGCAATTATTTCTGGCGGTGGATCTGGTCACGAGCCAACTCATGCGGGATTTGTTGGGAAGGGAATGCTCACGGCAGCAGTATGTGGTGATATTTTTGCTTCTCCTTCGGTAGATGCAGTGCTTTCCGCAATTATAGCGACGGCAGGTGATAAAGGCTGTCTTTTGGTAATCAAGAACTATACAGGAGACCGACTTAATTTTGGTCTTGCGGCAGAGCAGGCCAGGGAAATGGGTTATAAAGTTGAAACGATTATCGTTGGAGATGATATAGCTTTAGGAGAAGATACAGAACAAAGAGGATTAGCCGGAACGCTTTTCGTACATAAATCGGCGGGATATTTATCTGAAAAAGGAAAGTCACTTGAAGAGATTTTAGAGCTAGTGAAAAGAGTTGCGCAAAATTCTTATTCCATAGGTCTTTCGTTAGAGGAAGGACAGAAATTTCAGGGAAAAGAGGAATCTCGTTTAGATGAATCTGAAGCTGAATTGGGTCTTGGAATTCACGGGGAACCAGGAGTTGAAAAAATAGCTGTGGCGAAAGCTGATGAGCTTATGGAAACTGCAGTGGAAAAACTTCAGGAATATACAAGCGGAGATGAGTATGCGCTTATTTTGAATAATCTTGGAAGTGTTACTCCGGTTGAAATGAATGTTTTACTGAATTCTTTCAGTAAAACTTCAATGGCCGAAAATATAAAATTGCTCGTAGGTCCCGGAAGTTTTATGACTTCGCTAAACATGAAAGGTTTTTCCATCTCTGTCGTGCAACTGGATGAAGAGATTAGTGAAGCTTTGCTGGCAACCTGTGATCCTGCTTCCTGGTTCATCAGTGAATTTGGAAAAGCCAGTTCGATCAACAGTCCGGAACTTCCGGAAACTCTTCCTTTTGAATCTTCGGAAAATGCCAGCACTAAGAAGTTGCTTAAGGAAATTGCTGAAGAATTGATCGACATGAAGGATGAGATCAATGCTCTGGATGAAAAAGTAGGAGATGGGGATGCCGGTTCTACCTTTGCAAGTGCTGGTAAGAATGTACTGGAAGTTATTGACAGGTTGCCATATGCTAAAAACTGGGAACTATTCATAAGTATAGGTAGAATCTTTTCCAGAGAAATAGGTGGTTCCAGCGGTGTACTTTTTTCACTCTTATTTACCAGAGCTGGAAACGCATTGAAAGAAAATGATGACCTGGGAAAAGCTCTATTAAGCGGATTGGATAAAATGAAGGATTATGGTGGCGCGAAACAAGGGGAGCGTACGATGATTGATGCCCTGCAACCAGCTTTTGAAGCGATCGCTAATGGAGAAAGTATGGAGAAGGTAAAGTCGGCTGCACGAAAAGGAGCTAATGCTACTAAAGAAATCACCAATACTAAATTTGGTAGGTCTTCTTATCTCTCAGAAGATAGTTTAAAGAATGTTCCAGATCCGGGAGCAGAAGTTGTTGCCAGGGTTTTCGAAAAACTGGCGGCGATTAAATAA
- a CDS encoding formylglycine-generating enzyme family protein translates to MKNFIFIFLLSALLLTSCKEEKSNGPIQAIEPTETRQVSDYHKQYLKEISYIKTRSDSSSTENMIKLGGGEYLMGGKSDQVKKDELPVHKVEIKSIYVDKTEVTNAEFAQFVEATGYVTTAERSFELKGNTYEPGALVFDPYNPEWWWKFVKGANWQHPQGPDSSIEGKGNYPVVQVSWYDAMAYAKWAGKRLPTEAEFEYFNSAGRDSLTYHWGNDFDIAAQHANFYQGEFPKKNTVEDNFEKMAPVKSFPANDFGLYETTGNVWEWCLDTYHDDAYSRTSEMKDGYFKHYYNMEQEKVIRGGSFLCAESYCSGYRVSARMSSVPDTGLEHTGFRCVKDI, encoded by the coding sequence GTGAAAAACTTCATCTTCATATTCTTATTATCAGCCCTCCTGCTTACATCGTGCAAGGAAGAAAAATCAAATGGCCCAATCCAGGCAATAGAACCTACTGAAACCCGTCAGGTTTCAGATTACCATAAGCAATATCTCAAGGAGATATCCTATATCAAAACCAGATCCGACTCCTCCTCTACCGAAAACATGATCAAACTTGGTGGTGGAGAATATTTGATGGGTGGAAAATCTGATCAGGTAAAAAAAGATGAATTACCAGTTCATAAAGTGGAGATCAAATCTATATACGTAGATAAAACTGAAGTTACCAATGCCGAATTCGCTCAATTTGTAGAAGCTACCGGTTATGTTACTACTGCAGAGAGAAGTTTTGAGCTCAAAGGAAACACCTACGAACCCGGAGCTTTGGTTTTTGATCCCTATAACCCCGAATGGTGGTGGAAATTTGTGAAAGGTGCGAACTGGCAACATCCACAGGGTCCCGATTCCTCTATTGAAGGTAAGGGGAACTATCCCGTGGTGCAGGTTTCATGGTATGATGCAATGGCCTATGCTAAATGGGCCGGCAAAAGGCTACCAACAGAAGCTGAATTTGAATATTTTAATAGCGCCGGTCGTGATTCTCTAACTTACCATTGGGGAAATGATTTTGACATCGCCGCACAACATGCGAATTTCTACCAGGGTGAATTTCCAAAAAAGAATACTGTTGAGGATAATTTTGAAAAAATGGCACCTGTAAAAAGCTTTCCTGCGAATGACTTTGGTTTGTATGAAACTACAGGAAATGTTTGGGAATGGTGTCTGGACACCTATCATGACGATGCTTACTCCAGAACTTCTGAAATGAAAGATGGATATTTTAAACATTACTATAACATGGAGCAGGAAAAAGTGATACGCGGTGGTTCCTTTTTATGTGCTGAAAGTTATTGTAGCGGCTATCGTGTTTCGGCGAGAATGAGTTCAGTTCCGGATACTGGTTTAGAGCATACTGGTTTTCGGTGTGTAAAAGATATTTAA
- the dnaK gene encoding molecular chaperone DnaK, which translates to MSKIIGIDLGTTNSCVAVMEGSEPTVIPNAEGKRTTPSVIAFVEGGEIKVGDPAKRQAVTNPTKTVASIKRFMGNKFSESEREAGRVPYKVTKGDNDTPRVDIDGRLYTPQELSAMVLQKMKKTAEDYLGHDVTEAVITVPAYFNDSQRHATKEAGEIAGLKVRRIINEPTAAALAYGLDKKSQDQKIAVYDLGGGTFDISILELGDGVFEVLSTNGDTHLGGDDFDEVLIDYLADSFQKAEDIDLRKDPMALQRLKEASEKAKIELSSSTQTEINLPYVTATSSGPKHLVETITRSKFEQLASELVTRSMEPVKKALSDAGLSKSDIDEVILVGGSTRIPKIQEEVEAFFGKKPSKGVNPDEVVAIGAAIQGGVLTGDVKDVLLLDVTPLSLGIETMGGVNTKLIESNTTIPTKKSQTFSTAADNQPSVEIHVLQGERPMATDNKTIGRFHLDGIPPAQRGTPQIEVTFDIDANGIIKVSATDKATGKSQDIRIEASSGLTEEEIEKMKKEAEANAETDKQAKEKVDKLNEADSMIFQTEKQLKEFGDKISEDKKKPVEEALEELKKAYETKEIEQISPALDKLNEAWKTASEEMYKAQAEAQGGQPGGPQQGATGAEGGAADGGASQGADDVEDVDFEEVK; encoded by the coding sequence ATGAGTAAAATAATTGGAATTGACTTGGGTACCACTAACTCCTGCGTTGCCGTAATGGAAGGTAGTGAGCCAACAGTGATACCTAATGCCGAAGGAAAAAGAACAACACCATCTGTAATTGCATTTGTAGAAGGTGGAGAAATAAAAGTAGGTGACCCTGCAAAGCGTCAGGCGGTAACTAACCCAACTAAAACGGTAGCTTCTATTAAAAGGTTTATGGGAAATAAATTCTCAGAATCTGAAAGAGAAGCAGGTAGAGTACCTTATAAAGTAACTAAAGGTGATAATGATACTCCACGTGTGGATATCGATGGTCGTCTTTATACTCCGCAGGAACTTTCAGCAATGGTGCTTCAGAAAATGAAGAAAACCGCTGAAGATTATCTTGGACATGATGTAACGGAGGCTGTAATTACAGTGCCTGCATACTTTAATGATTCTCAACGTCACGCAACGAAAGAAGCTGGTGAAATCGCAGGTCTTAAAGTAAGAAGAATAATAAACGAACCAACCGCTGCAGCACTTGCTTACGGATTGGATAAAAAATCTCAGGATCAGAAGATCGCTGTGTATGACCTTGGTGGTGGTACATTTGATATTTCTATTCTTGAACTAGGTGATGGTGTATTTGAAGTACTTTCTACTAATGGTGATACTCACCTTGGGGGAGATGACTTTGATGAAGTATTGATCGACTACCTGGCTGATAGCTTCCAGAAAGCAGAAGATATCGACCTAAGAAAAGATCCAATGGCACTTCAACGTTTGAAGGAAGCATCTGAAAAGGCGAAGATTGAATTATCATCTTCTACTCAAACAGAGATCAACCTTCCATACGTAACTGCAACTTCTAGTGGACCAAAACACCTTGTAGAAACTATCACTAGATCTAAGTTCGAACAATTAGCTTCTGAACTTGTAACAAGATCTATGGAGCCGGTGAAAAAGGCACTTAGTGATGCAGGTCTTTCTAAGAGCGATATCGATGAGGTAATTCTTGTTGGTGGATCAACTCGTATTCCTAAGATTCAGGAAGAAGTTGAAGCTTTCTTCGGAAAAAAACCTTCAAAAGGTGTAAACCCAGATGAGGTTGTAGCAATTGGTGCTGCTATCCAGGGAGGTGTACTTACAGGAGATGTTAAAGATGTATTGCTTCTTGATGTAACTCCACTTTCTCTAGGTATCGAAACCATGGGAGGAGTGAACACGAAACTTATCGAGTCGAATACTACGATCCCAACGAAGAAGTCACAGACTTTCTCTACGGCGGCAGACAATCAGCCTTCAGTGGAGATCCACGTACTTCAGGGAGAGCGTCCAATGGCGACAGATAATAAGACGATTGGTAGATTCCACTTAGATGGTATTCCACCAGCGCAAAGAGGAACTCCGCAAATTGAAGTAACTTTCGATATTGATGCCAATGGTATCATTAAAGTAAGTGCTACAGACAAAGCAACTGGAAAATCTCAGGATATTCGTATCGAAGCTTCTTCAGGATTAACTGAAGAGGAAATCGAGAAAATGAAGAAGGAAGCTGAAGCAAATGCTGAAACCGATAAGCAGGCTAAAGAAAAAGTTGATAAGCTTAACGAAGCAGACAGCATGATCTTCCAGACTGAAAAGCAACTGAAAGAATTTGGAGATAAGATCTCTGAAGACAAGAAGAAGCCAGTGGAAGAAGCTTTAGAAGAATTGAAAAAAGCTTACGAAACTAAGGAGATTGAGCAAATTTCTCCAGCTTTAGACAAATTGAATGAGGCATGGAAGACTGCATCAGAAGAAATGTACAAAGCTCAAGCAGAAGCTCAGGGCGGTCAGCCAGGCGGACCACAGCAAGGTGCTACAGGCGCTGAAGGTGGAGCAGCAGATGGTGGAGCCTCTCAGGGTGCAGATGATGTAGAAGATGTAGATTTTGAAGAAGTGAAGTAA